The genomic stretch CAAGCTCTACTCAACAAAATTGAAACATACATAAGAACAAAAAATGCTAACAAACAAGATTCTCTGAGGAACCCAGAGTGAAGTTCTGAAGattcataataaacataataaggaTCCTTTCTCTATGGATTGGTACCAAACCAACAAGAGCatagcaataaaaaaataaagaaaaagaacaagaagaTGGTATTTCACACTAGCAAACCAATCTAAAAATGAGCGTCTTCTTTTCCTTTTGAGGACCAAATGAGAAAAGGAACCTGGATATCTGTGCCATCAAAGCGAGCAACAACCCCAGGCAAGACCACACAGAGCTCCTCAGAAACGGAATCTTGTGCAAAGCCGCCTTTGCTTTCAGTTTCACGAAATCGAAGCCTCAAAACACGCCCAGGGTGAACAAACTACAACAGGAAAATTAAATCGAGGTCAACGTTCATAAAGAATCGATCAAATCAAGGCAGCGTgagaaagaggaagagaggaCGAAGGTCGGTTCCGCAGTACCTGCTTGTGAATCAGATCCCCGCCCACGGAGTAAACGAGGAGGAGACCAGAGGAGGTGCCGAGGGCGAGGGCCAGGAGGTCGCCGAAGGGGAGCCACTCGAGGGCAGTGATCCGGCCGTCGGAGGGTGAGAGTGAGGGATGGATCTTGACGGGATGACGAGGGGAAGAGGGGGATCGGCGATCGGGGTCCCAACCGAGGACGAGGACAAGGGGACGGGCAGCGGAGGCGACGGCAAGAGAGTAAGAGTGGAGGGCGGCAAGAAGGGAGGGATCGTCGAGCCAGCCCTCCCTATCTCCGGCTCCGAGCTCCGCGAGTTCGTCGCAGGCTATGCATCCGATCTCCGTCAGATGCGATCGCCTCGCCATTCTCCTTCCCCCTCGAAGGTAGAGGAAGAAGCCATGATTGCGTCTTAAGAGGGTCGCACGGGCCTCGCGAGGTGGGATTCTTCGGTCGTTCCCCGGTTCAACATCAGACCGGCTCATGAGCCGGGAGATCGGGCTGCGGTGGAAATGGCAGTCGACCGGCCCACGCCTAAAATTAAGGAACCAGGAGGAAGGGTGTTATCGGATATAGCGCACGAATCATAAGACACCTGATCGCACATCATGCGCAAAACAAGACAGCCCGAACCATAATGATCATATACATATtggactaattatagattacctcCTATAGAGGCTTCAACAGAAACCGCCTCCCTCCCATCCTGCTGCGCTGCGGACGGCAGCGGCGACGTCGGTGGCGCGGGAGGTCGGTGGCGTTCCAGAGGAGATCCAGGCGCCGCCTCCGACCCTGACCGATTTCCTACTCCCTTCCTCTTTCCAACTTGCTCGCCCGCGCGCCGCGGACCTCTACCAATTGTTGGAACGCCCTCAAGGACGTCAACGACACCCAGCAGGTGACGGATGCCCTCGCCGACCTCGCCAATGTCATTGACGGCGCCACCGCCATGGTGGCCGCCCTGCAGAGCTACGGCTCCGACATCTCGCTCTGGGCCCCGCCGCAGGCAGAGAGGGACGGGTACTGGCCGGACGCCACTTCGGCGTCACCAAGCGGAGAGGCCGCCCGGAAGGAGCTCCCGCGGCCGGGGACACCGCCGGACGCAACAGTCTGCAAGGAGGGCAGATGCCAGTTCAGAGCGGTTCAGGCGGCGGTAGACGCTGCGCTGATTGACGGGACGTAGATCAAATTAAGAGCTCCGATGCTTTGCGCATAGTAGATCATAAGCCCTAATAACGAAAACGACGTCTTCCTACTGCTGTGACTTGCCATGACCTGATACAGCAGTCATCACCTACTCCTTCCCAGCGAGGAGACCTTATGGCAGCAAAACCTGTCCCACGCGTGCGTCTGAACTCTCTTGGGCATCGACCATCGATTACTGCATTCTCACGCATGCAAATTCCTTGCAGTTTCGATCATAGCTTGTCTCTGTCCTTCGTCACGGATCACGGTTTCCTCGATCACAGTCACGAGATGCTTGACCTCGGACAGCATCAAGTGTTCGACTCCTATCGCTTAGTGTAACCGATTCTCATCTGTTTGCTTGTCCACAGGTGTGAGTGGAGATGGCTTCAAGGCCCGGGACCTGGCCTTCGCCAACACCGCCGGGCCGGACAAGCACCAGGCCGTGGCCTTCCGCTCCGACAGCGACCTCTCCGTGCTCGAGTCGGTGGAGTTCCTCGGCCACCAGGACACGCTCTACGCCCACTCCCTTCGCCAGTTCTACAAGTCCTGCCGCATCTCCGGCACCTCGACTTCGTCTTCGGCAACTCCGCCACCGTCTTCTGCGACTGCCTCATCTTCATCCTCCCCCGCCAACTCAACCTCGAGCACGGCGAGTCCAACACCGTCACCGTGAAAGGTCGCACCGACTCCGAGGTTGGAAGGCGCAGGGGAGgatacaaaaatatataaaattaataattttaaaattaatatttttttttctttttacacgtGATAATATTCTTTCCGTCACCAAAATTAACGAAattaaagataaaatattttactttctaaACTATAGATATCCGGATATTAATCATACTTAACTATAACTAACCCCACACGTACCACACCATCGAATTAGACCAACTCCTTCAGCACACCAAGTGTGAACTTCCGGCTCTCTTCCATAGTACATTCAATAAAGAACAATACAAACAAGGTTCAGCTTACAAAACACATATACTCAGAAGATTTGATCATTAATACACTTGTTAAAGAGTCGGAAACAATAATCTTGTTCGTAAGCCATCGAGGAGAAGCAGCTCGGCAGCTAGCAAAGACCATTCCCTGAATGAAAGGATAACACAAACAACATTTCCTCAACCCAGAGAGACAATAAATAGACTAAAGATATCAAGTCCCTACAACTACAAGGCAACATATTGCAGCATAGAAAGTCTAGGAAGGTTGCTATTCACAGGCAAATTTTGTACCAAAGCTGGTGAGGCAGATGGCGAAGGCCTGGAAGGCTGAGAGTGGTTGGCGGTAATCCACGGTGAACATGTCATCCCCGACCTTACCAAACTGCAGCAGCACCGTCTCCCCATCCCCGATTCCTGACGGATGATTGGCATCTGCGGTTGCCACCAGCTGAAAGTTCTTCACTGAGGCCACCGTAACACGACCATGAAAATTCAAGCACCAGCACTGCAGGTGCTCATGCCACCGAGGAGCCTTGTTCCTAAGAACTACAGATGCCCCAGCACTATGCGCCTTTGACTTCAGTGGATTCTCCTCTGTGCTGTCTAGTGCCGTGGGACACTGTAGAGTGCAGTGCATCCTTCTTGGCCCTCTCGATTTGAGGAGGTTGAATTTATAGGAGATTTGTCCGATCTCAAAGTTACCAGCAGGGACCTGTGGGCTGATTTGCTTGCTCGCAAATCGCCTGCTTGCTCGGCTGCTTGATGCCTTGGCACCACCATATGGTGGCCGGCTATCGTAGATGGTAAAATTTGTACCCAAGAAGTCAGATCTGCAAAGAATATTTGGGCAACATGCTCAGGTTGATGAAATCACATCTTGGTGCTATGAGCTTGAAATATTGGGGCAACTCAGAAAGCATGCACTTctttagaaagaagagatttaattTTCCTGTAAATTTAGTTTAAGATCTAGTAAACTTCTTCACTTCAGAAAGCAGAAAGGCTATGGGAGTCgggacatgaagcatacaagcaaCAGTGGTCCGAGCTCCTCTcctatcaaaagaaaaaaaaagaagcatgttTCTTTTGCATCCACACACGGAGTGAATTCTCTTCAACTTACACTGAAGAACATACTAGGCAAACACAATAGAACATTGAGCTTAGGAGAAAACTATAAAGTTTATATCTATTCATTGTAGAAGATTAAGGTTATATAAGGTTTAGAAGCAtgtcatataaatacatatatacatacacccACAGAACAATAACAAGCTTATTGTCAATCTACCTATGCTAAGAAATTCAAGAGCCTATTTTGAAATTTGAATAATTATGTTCATGGTACAGATACCACCATAACACAATTATCTGCCCATGTTCATGCACTTACAAGAATAGGCTAATAACATGCATAGTCCAATCTATATAAAATGCTTCTATTTCAGGACAATAGAATATCAGAAGGTTAAACTCCCTCTGAATTTGCAGGAAAATACAAAAGTAGTTAATGGACTCAGGCAGAACAGATAATTGCAGAGGTGAGAACATCAACCATGCAAGACCATTCAAGTGAAGAAAAGGCAGCAGAAACGAAAGACTAACCTCAACTTTCCCACATATGCATTGCTTCCTTGAGACAGGCCATCAACGTCAAGAGAGATGATGTACTCAGTGAGAGCACCATGCCTAAACCGACGAGCTACTAGAAGGAACTTTCCTTTATCGGTAAATGCTGCAAAAACAAACCCAGATAGATAAGCTGTTTAAATAACTAATTAGAGACTTCAAATTCAAGATGATTTTGCTGTATCATGCCATCCTTCATGATAATCCTTTCTTACCATTAACAGACATATAAAATGCTAATGATGACTTCTCACATGTGTACTCACCAAACTGATACCTTCCTCCAACATATGTAAATGATCCGATTCAGTTGGGCCATTTACAAGAGTGATTATAGTTGATGCAGTAGCAATAACAGCATAACTGATAATCTGCCTAATAGAAACAGCATAATTGGATATCCTTGTTAGCTTATCTATAGGATTGGGTAGATAGATTTTTAATAGCCATCAACTCCAACCAAAAGCTCTGATCTAATCAGACCAAGGATTCTGCTTTCTTGCCCAACAAAACAATACCACCCACAAAGCAACTTCTTCATAGGTCTTGGGGGCTAAATATATATTTCCACCCTCAAGTCAATGCCTACAAATTCTAGACATCAGAACACAAGTCCTTAACTATATATCAGAGGGATCGATAGCAATAGGGTAAATGCCATTAACCAAATGATATGGTTGATAGTCAAGCATTATGAATCATTACCGATAGGCAAATAAATGCAAGATTTTCAAATAGGTCACCATTTATATTGAATACTTTTTTCCTTACAAGAATATGTAAAAAATGTGTTGTCGGAGTGAATCCTCTTTTTCTCTCTGTTTTTGTATATAAAATTTTGCAGCCCTGATTTGGATGTAGAATAACCAAAATTAGGAAGGATTACTTGCTTTTTCAATGAGGAGTTCTACCAATCATGTCCTCATCTTTTGGTTTAAATTTTCTTATCTTGGAAGCTATCAAATTTAAAATCTTCAAACTTATGAGCAATCTGCAAAAAGGTTTATGAATGTTCATCACCTTTGTTTCTTATACTGTTGTTTGGGGTGTTACTACTTATTTGGCACTCATTATGTCTTAGTATAACATTGACAAA from Musa acuminata AAA Group cultivar baxijiao chromosome BXJ1-3, Cavendish_Baxijiao_AAA, whole genome shotgun sequence encodes the following:
- the LOC135639198 gene encoding probable pectinesterase/pectinesterase inhibitor 64, which produces MVAALQSYGSDISLWAPPQAERDGYWPDATSASPSGEAARKELPRPGTPPDATVCKEGRCQFRAVQAAVDAALIDGTFDHSLSLSFVTDHGVSGDGFKARDLAFANTAGPDKHQAVAFRSDSDLSVLESVEFLGHQDTLYAHSLRQFYKSCRISGTSTSSSATPPPSSATASSSSSPANSTSSTASPTPSP
- the LOC135635164 gene encoding tubby-like F-box protein 1 isoform X2 → MSLRRAILSRVSSSSISFLGESRSSARRERSDVEEIEGGGRDGVLAAAGEEEEAGRWARMLPELIAEIVRRVEAGGERWPLRKDVVSCACVCRRWREVTRGVVRPPLETGNITFPSSLKEPGPADTPIQCYIKRNKKNSTFYLYLGLSQTFTDKGKFLLVARRFRHGALTEYIISLDVDGLSQGSNAYVGKLRSDFLGTNFTIYDSRPPYGGAKASSSRASRRFASKQISPQVPAGNFEIGQISYKFNLLKSRGPRRMHCTLQCPTALDSTEENPLKSKAHSAGASVVLRNKAPRWHEHLQCWCLNFHGRVTVASVKNFQLVATADANHPSGIGDGETVLLQFGKVGDDMFTVDYRQPLSAFQAFAICLTSFGNGLC
- the LOC135635164 gene encoding tubby-like F-box protein 1 isoform X1, whose translation is MSLRRAILSRVSSSSISFLGESRSSARRERSDVEEIEGGGRDGVLAAAGEEEEAGRWARMLPELIAEIVRRVEAGGERWPLRKDVVSCACVCRRWREVTRGVVRPPLETGNITFPSSLKEPGPADTPIQCYIKRNKKNSTFYLYLGLSQTFTDKGKFLLVARRFRHGALTEYIISLDVDGLSQGSNAYVGKLRSDFLGTNFTIYDSRPPYGGAKASSSRASRRFASKQISPQVPAGNFEIGQISYKFNLLKSRGPRRMHCTLQCPTALDSTEENPLKSKAHSAGASVVLRNKAPRWHEHLQCWCLNFHGRVTVASVKNFQLVATADANHPSGIGDGETVLLQFGKVGDDMFTVDYRQPLSAFQAFAICLTSFGTKFACE